From Barnesiella propionica, one genomic window encodes:
- a CDS encoding glycosyltransferase family 2 protein, producing the protein MLSILIPCYNYDCSALVQELYRQTKLLPYPVEILVADDASSMDISQLENKINALENCRFLRMEYNSGRAVIRNYLAGISRYEWLLFLDCDAAIINSNFLACYMEATSGYDVVCGGLKYRRPLPSYDLSLRYYYGISAEERTAEMRNKTPYDKFTTFSFLIKREVFQQIRFDESFYKYGHEDSVFGTELEKRKIKILHIDNPLYHEGLETNDNFLRKTEISIENLIALPAASKVKSRLMYTYKKIKSIKLSPVVRLVFIILRKPLSLHLTGKHPRMRLFAFYKLGYLCYIAK; encoded by the coding sequence ATGCTGTCGATACTCATTCCTTGTTATAATTATGATTGTTCGGCATTGGTGCAGGAATTGTACCGACAGACTAAATTATTACCTTATCCCGTTGAAATACTGGTTGCTGATGATGCTTCATCCATGGATATATCACAACTGGAAAATAAGATAAATGCACTCGAGAATTGCAGATTCCTGAGGATGGAGTATAATTCGGGACGCGCCGTCATCCGGAATTATCTGGCCGGAATATCCCGTTACGAATGGCTACTGTTTCTCGATTGCGATGCAGCCATAATAAACAGCAATTTTCTGGCATGCTATATGGAAGCGACCAGCGGATACGATGTCGTATGCGGCGGTCTCAAATACCGTCGTCCTCTTCCCTCGTACGATCTCTCATTACGCTATTATTACGGTATTTCTGCAGAAGAACGTACGGCAGAGATGCGGAATAAAACACCATATGATAAATTCACAACATTCAGCTTCCTGATAAAAAGAGAGGTATTCCAACAGATACGTTTTGACGAATCGTTCTATAAATACGGACATGAAGATTCGGTTTTCGGAACAGAACTGGAAAAGCGTAAAATAAAAATTCTCCACATAGACAACCCTCTCTACCATGAAGGATTGGAAACAAACGATAATTTCCTGCGCAAAACCGAGATTTCCATTGAAAATCTTATTGCTTTACCCGCCGCAAGTAAAGTTAAATCCCGCCTGATGTATACCTATAAAAAAATTAAAAGCATTAAATTATCCCCTGTCGTCCGCCTGGTTTTCATTATTCTCCGCAAACCGTTGTCTCTTCATCTTACAGGAAAGCATCCCCGTATGAGACTCTTTGCTTTTTATAAACTGGGATATTTATGTTATATAGCTAAATAA
- a CDS encoding peptidase U32 family protein, giving the protein MKNPRKIELLSPAKNAEVGKEAILHGADAVYIGAPRFGARSAAANSVGDIAALCEMAHKYDARVYVALNTLLKEDELMEAEKLIAELYCAGADALIVQDMGITRLDIPPIALHASTQTDNRTLDKVRFLQEAGFSQVVLARELSLEEIRRIARGTDVPLEVFIHGALCVSYSGQCYLSHAMCSRSANRGECAQYCRLPYTLRDGDGKILAKDKHLLSLKDLNQSDRLEQLLDAGATSLKIEGRLKEISYVKNCTAYYRRMLDSIFSRRSEYVRASSGRISLDFEPDLAKSFNRGFTHYFLDGRTKEMIVSQDTPKSLGEYVGKVARTGNNFIQVQTKITLHNGDGIGYFNSNGEFSGFRINRVEGDRIYPASMPPVFSGDVLYRNFDQEFEKRLLRKTAERRIGLDMHLYPLYDGVALSLQDETGKCVTVRRDMVLEPAGKDQGEQQKRLLEKLGNTIFEPHNIDISGSKGCFIPASHLSELKRLAIERLMMARRLAHRPDLRKKENGRISYPEKILSYRGNVANSLAEKFYREHGVEKIEPAFECKRVEQVPLMFTRHCIRFMLGYCTRKPAGGELKEPLMMNYGNKELILKFDCTRCEMQIYEKK; this is encoded by the coding sequence ATGAAAAATCCTCGTAAAATAGAATTATTATCCCCTGCAAAAAATGCGGAGGTAGGAAAAGAAGCTATTTTGCACGGGGCAGATGCTGTATATATTGGAGCACCCCGCTTCGGGGCGAGATCTGCTGCCGCAAACAGTGTAGGAGATATTGCTGCGTTGTGTGAGATGGCACACAAATATGACGCACGTGTATATGTTGCCCTGAATACTCTTTTGAAAGAGGATGAACTCATGGAAGCGGAAAAACTGATAGCGGAACTCTATTGTGCGGGTGCAGATGCCCTTATCGTACAGGATATGGGAATTACCCGTCTTGATATTCCTCCTATTGCTTTACATGCCAGTACTCAAACTGATAACCGGACTCTGGACAAAGTCAGGTTTTTACAAGAAGCCGGATTTTCGCAGGTCGTACTGGCCCGGGAATTATCGTTGGAGGAAATACGTAGAATAGCCCGTGGCACGGATGTGCCTTTGGAAGTTTTCATTCATGGGGCACTCTGCGTTAGTTATAGCGGACAATGTTATCTTAGTCATGCTATGTGCAGTCGTAGCGCCAATCGGGGGGAATGTGCCCAGTATTGCCGTTTGCCGTATACATTGAGAGATGGAGACGGAAAAATTCTTGCGAAAGATAAGCATCTGCTTTCTTTGAAGGATCTGAACCAGAGTGATAGGCTGGAACAATTGCTGGATGCAGGTGCTACCTCTCTTAAAATAGAAGGACGGCTCAAAGAAATTTCGTATGTAAAGAATTGTACGGCTTATTATCGTCGTATGTTGGATTCGATTTTTTCCCGCAGGTCTGAATATGTCCGGGCGTCATCCGGTCGTATCAGTTTGGATTTTGAGCCTGATCTGGCGAAAAGTTTTAATCGTGGTTTTACCCATTATTTTTTGGATGGCCGGACGAAAGAAATGATTGTTTCCCAAGATACCCCGAAGTCATTAGGGGAATATGTCGGGAAGGTGGCTCGTACCGGAAATAATTTTATTCAGGTACAAACTAAAATTACGTTACATAATGGAGACGGGATTGGTTATTTTAATTCTAACGGTGAGTTTTCCGGTTTTCGGATCAACCGGGTAGAGGGTGATCGGATATATCCTGCATCTATGCCCCCGGTTTTTTCCGGTGACGTATTGTATCGCAATTTTGACCAGGAATTTGAAAAACGATTATTGCGTAAAACGGCAGAAAGGCGGATAGGACTTGATATGCATTTATATCCGTTGTATGATGGAGTAGCTTTGTCTCTGCAAGATGAGACCGGAAAATGTGTTACGGTTCGTAGAGATATGGTATTGGAGCCTGCCGGTAAAGATCAAGGGGAACAACAAAAGCGGCTATTGGAAAAATTGGGAAATACTATTTTTGAACCTCATAATATAGATATTTCTGGAAGTAAAGGCTGTTTTATACCTGCTTCACATTTATCGGAGCTGAAAAGGCTTGCCATAGAACGCTTGATGATGGCGCGCCGTTTGGCTCATCGTCCCGATCTCAGGAAAAAAGAAAATGGAAGAATCTCATATCCTGAAAAGATTTTGTCTTACAGAGGGAATGTCGCTAATAGTCTGGCTGAGAAATTTTACCGGGAACATGGTGTTGAAAAGATAGAACCGGCTTTTGAGTGTAAACGGGTAGAACAAGTACCTTTGATGTTTACCCGGCATTGTATTCGTTTTATGCTGGGATATTGTACACGCAAACCGGCCGGAGGAGAATTAAAAGAACCGTTGATGATGAACTATGGTAATAAGGAACTGATATTGAAATTTGATTGTACTCGTTGCGAAATGCAGATATATGAGAAAAAATGA
- the metA gene encoding homoserine O-acetyltransferase MetA: MPVKIPASLPAVELLKAENIFVMDDLRASSQDIRPLKLLILNLMPLKIVTETDLLRLLSNTPLQIELDFIRTSGHISRNTPIEHIQMFYKEFEDIRDENYDGMIITGAPVEQMKFEDVDYWNELTDIFDWAHHHVTSTLYICWAALAGLYHFYRVPKYSLEEKMFGVFRHKVYDCQNPIFRGFDDEFYVPHSRFSEVRHDDIAKVPELTILSESEESGVYMVMARGGREFFITGHSEYSAGTLDNEYKRDIAKGVDIAVPRHYYIGDDPEKGPLVRWRGHANLLFTNWLNYFVYQQTPYDIRDIR, from the coding sequence ATGCCAGTAAAAATTCCGGCTTCCTTGCCGGCCGTTGAGTTATTAAAAGCGGAAAATATATTTGTGATGGACGATTTGCGGGCTTCCTCTCAGGATATTCGCCCGTTAAAGCTGTTGATTCTTAATTTAATGCCTCTTAAAATAGTGACTGAAACAGATTTGTTGCGTCTTTTATCCAATACTCCTTTACAGATTGAATTGGATTTTATACGCACTTCAGGGCATATTTCCCGTAATACTCCGATAGAACATATACAGATGTTTTATAAAGAGTTTGAAGACATCAGGGATGAGAACTATGATGGCATGATTATTACGGGAGCACCGGTGGAGCAGATGAAATTTGAAGATGTCGATTATTGGAACGAATTGACGGATATTTTTGATTGGGCTCATCATCATGTTACATCTACGCTATATATTTGCTGGGCTGCTTTAGCCGGATTGTATCATTTTTACCGGGTTCCCAAGTATTCGTTGGAGGAAAAAATGTTCGGGGTGTTCAGACATAAGGTGTATGATTGCCAGAATCCTATTTTCAGAGGATTTGACGATGAGTTTTATGTCCCTCACAGCCGTTTTTCCGAAGTGAGACATGATGATATAGCAAAGGTTCCGGAATTGACGATTCTTTCCGAAAGCGAAGAATCGGGTGTCTATATGGTTATGGCCCGGGGTGGACGGGAGTTTTTTATTACAGGACATTCGGAATATTCCGCAGGCACTCTTGATAATGAATATAAACGCGATATAGCGAAAGGAGTTGACATTGCGGTCCCTCGTCATTATTATATCGGGGATGATCCGGAAAAAGGTCCGCTGGTTCGTTGGCGGGGACATGCCAATCTGCTTTTCACTAATTGGCTGAACTATTTCGTTTATCAACAGACTCCTTATGATATCAGGGATATTCGATGA
- a CDS encoding ABC transporter ATP-binding protein — protein MLSSKLRTLLNMQGKRKILQSLAIILATALCNLIGLAVLLPILILILDNNNILTNPVLSYLYHKTGLADITSFTIILCICVLGIILLKNIFYILLVQKQSRISLSFFRLYSTRMYSTYQNKGLLYIKNHNTAELINNVNSVCSRLTMGVIYPLFNMTSETILLIIITAGLLWYNAWVVLLIMCIMVPVILINTLSIKPRLVENGKEENRLQISQNKIMMESFRGYAEIEINNARPFVFNQYKEGLKKLSRCRTRSAVLSAMSGRFSEISLISGTIVFIIFCILSGKELSSMKMMFGVFALAAYRIVPGINTLSGLWLTIKRNSYAIDIVADTIRDDPEEIPSSIENIPFSKQIKINDLCFSYDGEHPVIQHLNITIFKGEKIGFKAPSGTGKTTLFHLLMGLYTPQKGNITVDNTNITPENISVWQKQLAYVSQEVFILDASLAENIALGTNRERIDREKIERVIEMASLSDFVHNLPNGLESNPGEFGCRLSGGQRQRIGIARALYKDASVLFFDEATSALDNETEWEINKSINHLAAENKELTILIIAHRESTLSYCDRIINLSK, from the coding sequence ATGCTTTCGTCCAAACTACGCACACTACTGAATATGCAGGGCAAGCGAAAGATTCTGCAATCGCTGGCCATAATCCTTGCGACCGCGCTCTGTAATTTAATAGGGTTAGCTGTATTATTGCCGATACTTATCCTCATCCTCGACAATAATAATATCCTTACCAATCCTGTACTATCATACCTATACCACAAAACAGGACTTGCCGATATTACATCATTTACTATAATCCTGTGTATATGCGTACTGGGGATTATATTATTAAAGAATATTTTTTATATTCTTCTGGTACAGAAACAAAGCCGCATATCTTTGTCTTTTTTCAGATTATACTCGACCCGGATGTATTCGACTTATCAGAATAAAGGACTGTTATATATTAAAAATCACAATACGGCTGAACTTATCAATAATGTAAACTCCGTATGCAGCAGATTGACCATGGGGGTTATATATCCATTATTCAATATGACAAGTGAAACCATACTCCTGATAATCATTACCGCCGGTTTATTGTGGTACAATGCATGGGTCGTATTACTTATCATGTGCATTATGGTTCCGGTGATACTTATAAACACTCTGTCCATTAAGCCCAGACTCGTGGAAAACGGTAAAGAAGAAAATAGATTACAAATATCCCAGAACAAAATCATGATGGAGTCTTTCCGGGGTTATGCCGAAATAGAAATCAATAACGCCCGTCCATTCGTCTTTAATCAATATAAAGAAGGGCTAAAAAAACTAAGTCGTTGCCGGACCCGCTCGGCAGTTTTAAGTGCCATGTCGGGTCGTTTCTCTGAAATAAGTCTTATTAGCGGAACAATCGTGTTTATAATTTTCTGCATATTATCGGGGAAAGAGCTTTCATCCATGAAAATGATGTTCGGCGTATTTGCCCTGGCAGCTTACCGTATAGTACCGGGCATCAATACTTTATCGGGATTATGGCTAACGATAAAACGAAACAGTTATGCCATAGATATTGTAGCGGACACTATCAGGGATGATCCGGAAGAAATTCCTTCGAGTATAGAGAACATCCCTTTTTCGAAACAAATTAAAATAAACGATCTTTGTTTCTCCTATGACGGTGAACATCCTGTGATACAACATTTAAATATCACCATTTTCAAAGGAGAAAAAATAGGTTTTAAAGCTCCTTCCGGAACAGGAAAAACTACTTTATTCCATCTACTCATGGGACTATATACTCCTCAAAAAGGAAATATAACGGTAGATAATACAAATATAACTCCCGAAAATATAAGCGTATGGCAAAAGCAATTGGCCTATGTATCTCAGGAAGTATTCATTCTGGATGCTTCACTGGCTGAAAATATAGCATTAGGGACAAACCGTGAACGTATAGACCGGGAAAAAATAGAACGCGTCATAGAAATGGCATCGTTAAGCGACTTCGTACATAATTTACCTAACGGACTTGAGAGTAACCCGGGTGAATTCGGTTGCCGCCTGTCGGGAGGTCAACGGCAGCGAATAGGCATAGCACGTGCTTTATATAAAGACGCATCTGTATTATTTTTTGACGAGGCAACATCGGCATTGGATAATGAAACGGAATGGGAAATCAACAAATCAATCAATCATCTTGCTGCAGAAAACAAGGAATTAACTATATTGATAATAGCACACAGAGAAAGCACGTTATCTTATTGCGACCGAATTATAAATCTATCGAAATGA
- a CDS encoding S24/S26 family peptidase: protein MTPVLKKPNEILLEQVNELILAGHHVHLRVKGISMTPTLLNARDIVELAPCKKNRLKRRDIVLFRYNDRILLHRIVRKNKKGHYKISGDGNCSGYEYATPKDIIAQVVKIKKENKNIDCNHLLWHIYSEIWLLLRPVRRYLLYAGRSFYKHLNHKRYENKERI from the coding sequence ATGACTCCTGTACTGAAGAAACCGAATGAAATATTGCTGGAACAAGTAAACGAGCTGATTCTTGCCGGACATCATGTTCATCTACGGGTAAAAGGTATAAGCATGACTCCTACCCTGTTAAACGCAAGGGATATCGTCGAACTGGCACCCTGTAAAAAAAACAGATTGAAACGTCGGGATATTGTTTTATTCCGTTATAATGACCGGATTCTTTTACACCGTATTGTACGAAAAAACAAGAAAGGTCATTATAAAATATCAGGAGACGGCAACTGTTCAGGTTATGAATATGCCACTCCGAAAGATATCATAGCACAGGTCGTAAAAATAAAAAAAGAAAACAAAAATATAGACTGTAACCATTTGCTATGGCATATTTATTCTGAAATTTGGTTACTTTTACGGCCGGTACGGCGATATTTACTTTATGCGGGAAGATCTTTCTACAAACACTTAAATCACAAACGATATGAAAATAAAGAAAGGATATAA
- a CDS encoding PqqD family protein, translating to MKIKKGYKTRQVAGECLVVAPGDLHVDFTRIISLNSTSEWLWNSIIGKEFNTETIIDLLCEQYNVSKDEAEKDSKNWIEQLRQAQLIEE from the coding sequence ATGAAAATAAAGAAAGGATATAAGACCAGGCAGGTAGCCGGAGAGTGCCTGGTCGTTGCACCGGGAGACCTGCACGTCGATTTTACACGTATTATCTCCTTGAATTCCACATCGGAATGGTTATGGAATTCTATCATCGGAAAAGAATTTAATACCGAAACCATTATTGATTTGCTATGTGAACAATATAATGTATCGAAAGACGAAGCGGAAAAAGACAGTAAAAACTGGATCGAACAACTTCGCCAAGCACAGCTTATCGAAGAATGA